From a single Cyclobacterium marinum DSM 745 genomic region:
- a CDS encoding FecR family protein — translation MNKEIFIALLKKQANGKASPEELDQIKQIFDLIQRREINWPLSPAEELALKNNVKRKIDERKKGNQVSFNPLIIFKWAAVLLIGFSLTYFLFSYGLGSKADQEWVEKVTSQTQKGTFTLPDGSTVFLNTNSCIRFPINFSGDKREVILEGEGFFNVVKNKEKPFEVVTNGVLTRVLGTSFNINAANEELVEVVVASGKVGVTNDLTKGASLNLIDPNQKATINRINKEVHVEEIDIEEELAWKAEKMSFDFVPFEDVIATIGSMYHIEIEIRGDVDESCTIRSTYSNKSLYSILYGLKNIVDFDWEKVDERKIILNYKSCIN, via the coding sequence ATGAACAAAGAAATATTTATAGCTTTATTAAAGAAGCAGGCCAATGGAAAGGCTAGTCCCGAAGAACTAGATCAAATAAAACAGATTTTTGATCTGATTCAGAGGAGAGAAATAAATTGGCCGCTATCTCCGGCTGAGGAATTGGCATTGAAAAACAATGTCAAGCGAAAGATTGATGAAAGGAAAAAGGGTAATCAGGTTTCGTTTAATCCTTTGATCATTTTCAAATGGGCGGCCGTTTTATTGATAGGTTTTTCCCTGACTTATTTTTTGTTTTCTTACGGCCTTGGAAGTAAAGCTGATCAGGAATGGGTAGAAAAAGTGACCAGTCAAACCCAGAAAGGAACATTTACCTTACCTGATGGTTCGACAGTATTTTTGAATACCAATTCTTGTATCCGATTTCCAATAAATTTCTCCGGGGACAAAAGAGAAGTGATCTTGGAAGGAGAAGGGTTTTTTAATGTAGTTAAAAATAAGGAAAAACCATTTGAAGTGGTTACCAATGGTGTTTTAACGCGGGTATTGGGAACTTCCTTTAATATAAATGCTGCCAATGAGGAGTTGGTTGAAGTGGTGGTTGCAAGTGGAAAGGTTGGCGTGACAAATGATCTCACTAAAGGAGCAAGTTTAAATTTAATAGATCCAAATCAGAAAGCAACCATCAATCGAATCAACAAGGAAGTTCATGTGGAAGAAATTGACATAGAAGAAGAACTAGCTTGGAAAGCTGAAAAGATGTCATTCGACTTTGTTCCATTCGAAGATGTTATAGCCACAATTGGATCCATGTACCACATTGAAATCGAAATTAGAGGGGACGTTGATGAATCCTGTACCATTCGTTCTACTTATTCCAATAAAAGCCTCTATTCAATCCTATATGGATTAAAAAACATAGTTGATTTTGACTGGGAAAAGGTAGATGAAAGAAAGATTATTCTAAACTATAAAAGTTGCATCAATTAA
- a CDS encoding Gfo/Idh/MocA family protein: MKNLKNNSESRRNFIKSTGKGALAASLAATGFPTIVPASVLGKNAPSNKINIGQIGFGRIAMTHDLPETLKNDIARVIAVADVDSNRGAQGKKWIEGVYEKKTGKAKYVDVSVYDNFKEMIQRKDLDAVIISTPDHWHAQPAMEAALAGKDIYLQKPTSLTIEEGRMLSDTVHRTGAIFQMGSQQRSQNPWPQFKRACELVRNGRIGKVKKIFIGLPGDPAGGVATEMPIPKNLNYEMWLGSTPWVPYTLDRVHSQDDITSRPGWLRCEQFGAGMITGWGAHHLDIAHWAMGKEYSGPIEVEATASFPTEGLWTVHGDFHVKAKYDNDVIMEVSGDYPNGVRFEGTEGWIFVARGNVGVTASDPVPGGKASDAFKASDQKILTSEIGPDEVHLYESEEQHKNWLECIVSREQPIAPVEVAHRSCSACLVSHIAMKLPRKLYWDPVREKFKNDDEANAMLSRPQRYPYGTTNVI; encoded by the coding sequence ATGAAAAACCTCAAAAATAACAGTGAATCCAGAAGGAACTTTATAAAATCTACCGGTAAAGGTGCTTTAGCAGCATCTTTGGCCGCCACAGGGTTTCCAACCATTGTTCCCGCTTCAGTATTAGGAAAAAATGCTCCAAGCAATAAGATCAATATTGGTCAAATTGGCTTTGGAAGGATTGCCATGACCCATGATTTGCCTGAAACATTAAAGAATGACATTGCAAGGGTAATAGCTGTGGCAGATGTGGACAGCAATCGTGGTGCACAGGGTAAAAAATGGATTGAAGGAGTTTACGAGAAAAAAACCGGAAAAGCCAAGTATGTTGACGTAAGTGTTTACGACAATTTCAAGGAAATGATTCAGCGCAAAGATTTAGATGCGGTGATTATCAGTACTCCGGATCATTGGCATGCACAACCGGCAATGGAAGCAGCGCTTGCAGGTAAAGACATTTATTTACAAAAACCCACATCTTTAACCATTGAAGAGGGTAGAATGCTGAGTGATACAGTTCATAGAACGGGTGCTATTTTCCAAATGGGTAGTCAGCAACGTTCTCAAAATCCATGGCCTCAATTTAAAAGGGCCTGTGAATTGGTTCGGAATGGCCGTATTGGAAAGGTTAAAAAAATCTTTATCGGTTTGCCTGGTGATCCGGCAGGAGGTGTAGCGACAGAAATGCCAATACCAAAAAACCTCAACTATGAAATGTGGTTAGGATCAACCCCTTGGGTACCTTACACCCTCGATCGGGTTCATTCTCAAGATGACATTACTTCAAGACCCGGGTGGTTGCGTTGTGAGCAGTTTGGCGCCGGGATGATTACAGGTTGGGGAGCCCACCATTTAGACATTGCACATTGGGCGATGGGTAAAGAATATTCTGGTCCGATTGAGGTTGAAGCGACAGCTTCATTTCCTACTGAAGGCTTATGGACTGTTCATGGTGATTTTCACGTGAAGGCCAAGTATGACAATGACGTGATCATGGAAGTGAGCGGAGATTACCCGAATGGTGTAAGATTTGAAGGAACTGAAGGATGGATTTTTGTTGCCAGAGGAAATGTTGGTGTGACTGCCAGCGATCCCGTTCCCGGAGGTAAAGCAAGTGATGCGTTTAAAGCAAGCGATCAAAAAATACTTACTTCTGAAATTGGTCCTGATGAAGTCCATCTTTATGAAAGTGAAGAACAACATAAAAACTGGCTTGAATGTATAGTTTCAAGGGAGCAGCCAATCGCTCCAGTAGAAGTCGCTCACAGGTCTTGTAGTGCTTGTCTGGTTTCCCATATTGCCATGAAGCTGCCTAGGAAACTTTACTGGGATCCTGTAAGGGAAAAGTTTAAAAATGATGACGAGGCCAATGCAATGCTTTCTCGGCCACAAAGATACCCTTACGGAACAACTAATGTTATATGA
- a CDS encoding glycerophosphodiester phosphodiesterase produces MPLQNSIKNRISINVVSGKAVSALIILLLLMSVTLLQNTMAQNVEMPSKGFCAHRGAMTSHPENTIPAFEQSIASGAQMIEFDVQFSRDSALIIMHDGTLDRTTNGSGEVALTDSKVIRSLDAGSWKDKAFAGTQVPVLREVLEMMPANIWLNVHLKGGYELGKKVAEVILEMGKTHQAVMAVREGAAKGARSVSDKILICNMERQSGGLDYVEGTIAMKANFIQLKGHITPEFQNYTKSLHEKGIGINYFGTDDPEIMKQLFDLGIEFPLVNDIVTAMKHADEFGIKPVVPSYSTSKKPSIIN; encoded by the coding sequence ATGCCCTTACAAAATTCAATTAAAAACAGGATTTCTATTAATGTAGTTAGTGGAAAAGCTGTTTCAGCACTTATCATTCTATTATTATTGATGAGTGTAACTCTGCTACAAAATACCATGGCTCAAAATGTAGAAATGCCGAGCAAAGGCTTTTGTGCGCACAGGGGAGCGATGACTAGTCATCCCGAAAATACCATTCCTGCATTTGAACAATCCATTGCTTCAGGAGCGCAGATGATTGAATTTGATGTTCAGTTTAGCAGGGATTCTGCATTGATTATCATGCATGATGGGACCCTAGACAGAACCACCAACGGAAGTGGGGAAGTGGCCTTAACCGATTCGAAAGTAATAAGAAGCTTGGATGCCGGGAGCTGGAAAGACAAGGCTTTTGCCGGTACCCAGGTGCCTGTTTTAAGAGAGGTTTTGGAAATGATGCCGGCTAATATTTGGTTAAATGTTCATTTGAAGGGTGGATATGAGCTAGGTAAAAAAGTTGCTGAGGTTATTCTGGAAATGGGAAAAACCCACCAGGCAGTAATGGCTGTACGAGAAGGTGCAGCAAAGGGGGCAAGGTCTGTTTCAGATAAAATTTTGATCTGTAATATGGAGAGACAATCCGGAGGATTGGACTATGTGGAAGGGACCATTGCAATGAAAGCGAATTTTATTCAATTGAAAGGCCATATTACGCCGGAATTTCAAAATTATACCAAAAGCCTTCATGAAAAAGGTATAGGTATCAATTATTTCGGAACTGATGATCCTGAGATTATGAAGCAATTGTTTGATTTGGGAATAGAATTCCCTTTGGTCAATGATATTGTAACAGCCATGAAACATGCCGATGAATTTGGAATCAAACCCGTGGTTCCCAGTTATAGTACATCGAAAAAACCTTCAATAATAAATTAA
- the uxuA gene encoding mannonate dehydratase, whose amino-acid sequence MTLIQSWRWFGPNDPVSLRDIQQAGATDVVSALHYIPHGEVWPLEEILERKSLIEASGLKWSIVESVPVHEAIKTRSDASENYLDNYRTTLKNLSKAGLKLVCYNFMPVLDWTRTDLSYGLQNGAKALYFDWADLASFDQYILERKNAFAFYSDEVVELAKQRWVDMNEERKKELSDIILMGVPTEKSMTKEDLMNSIAIYKEIGKDGLRDNLVYFLKSIQQTCEEEGITMTIHPDDPPFPILGLPRIASNDEDLLYILDKVPESFNGVCFCTGSLGAGAHNDLPDILAKVGERVHFAHLRNVKRNNRGDFYEAEHLDGDIDMVSIMQQLIRLNKKRNTPIIYRPDHGHQLLDDLDKQTNPGYSAIGRLKGLAELRGLEKGLDR is encoded by the coding sequence ATGACATTGATTCAAAGCTGGCGTTGGTTTGGACCCAATGATCCCGTAAGTCTTAGAGATATTCAGCAGGCAGGAGCTACAGATGTAGTTTCTGCCTTGCATTATATACCACATGGAGAAGTCTGGCCATTGGAAGAGATTTTAGAAAGGAAATCCTTGATAGAAGCTTCAGGATTAAAATGGTCCATAGTAGAATCTGTTCCTGTTCATGAAGCCATAAAAACAAGGAGTGATGCAAGCGAAAATTACCTTGATAATTATAGGACAACATTAAAAAATCTTTCTAAGGCAGGTCTTAAACTTGTGTGCTATAATTTCATGCCCGTTTTAGATTGGACTAGAACCGACCTTTCTTATGGTCTTCAAAATGGGGCCAAAGCACTTTATTTTGATTGGGCAGATTTGGCAAGTTTTGACCAGTATATATTGGAAAGAAAAAATGCTTTCGCCTTCTACTCCGATGAAGTAGTCGAGTTAGCAAAGCAAAGGTGGGTTGACATGAATGAAGAAAGGAAAAAGGAGCTTTCCGATATCATTCTCATGGGTGTGCCCACTGAAAAGAGCATGACAAAAGAAGACCTTATGAATAGTATTGCTATTTATAAAGAAATTGGGAAAGATGGACTTAGGGATAACCTGGTTTACTTTCTTAAATCCATTCAGCAGACCTGTGAAGAAGAAGGGATTACCATGACCATTCATCCTGATGATCCTCCATTTCCAATATTGGGTTTACCAAGGATTGCTTCTAATGATGAGGACCTATTGTACATTCTGGATAAAGTTCCGGAATCTTTCAACGGTGTCTGTTTTTGTACCGGATCTTTAGGTGCGGGAGCACACAACGATCTACCGGATATTTTGGCTAAGGTTGGAGAAAGGGTTCATTTTGCACACCTTAGAAATGTCAAAAGGAACAATAGGGGAGATTTTTATGAAGCGGAACATTTGGATGGAGATATAGATATGGTTTCTATTATGCAACAATTAATTAGGTTGAATAAAAAGCGAAATACTCCTATCATTTACAGACCGGACCATGGTCATCAGCTTTTAGATGACCTCGACAAGCAAACAAACCCAGGCTATTCTGCAATAGGACGATTAAAAGGCTTGGCAGAGCTGAGGGGGTTAGAAAAAGGTTTGGATAGGTAG
- a CDS encoding DUF6807 domain-containing protein: protein MKFNLLICALIACLLPLVGVGQTIAKISLEEVEPSKFAYPVTIDLNSITELQDSLLIMVNISEEKPYEVPFQLDNLNGRKLTWMVKPKEGQTSYSFELRKKNRKGVSDVFFSLDLNETALVVKKEGLDLWQYNHGLTMPPEGVAPAYARSGFVHPMRTPEGLSLTRIQPSDHYHHYGLWNPWTRVGYKNDTIDFWNLNDKQGTVRFANYVNRTSGPVYADYKVLHEHVVLKDRTEPEVAFSEVQGVRIFAEKENDEYYLADISIVLNTNPDDSIVLQEYRYGSLGWRATELWNRYNSEVITSEGLDRKSADGSLARWCIVQGELGDDFGAVVMMSFPANFNHPEPLRIWPEDIYDKGDIYANFAPTKNKNWVLEAGKAYQLNYRFLVSSKKISPEEAEAAWNQFAKPPKITINKL, encoded by the coding sequence ATGAAATTTAATCTACTCATCTGCGCTTTGATAGCTTGTTTGCTTCCATTGGTTGGAGTAGGTCAAACCATTGCGAAGATATCATTGGAGGAAGTGGAGCCTTCAAAATTTGCTTACCCTGTTACTATAGATCTCAATTCCATTACAGAATTGCAGGATTCACTTTTGATAATGGTAAATATAAGTGAAGAAAAGCCCTATGAGGTACCTTTTCAATTAGACAATTTAAATGGCCGGAAGTTGACCTGGATGGTAAAACCAAAAGAAGGACAAACCAGCTATTCCTTTGAACTTCGCAAAAAAAATAGAAAGGGAGTTTCCGATGTGTTTTTCTCTTTGGATCTTAATGAGACAGCCCTTGTCGTCAAAAAAGAAGGATTGGATTTGTGGCAATACAACCATGGGTTGACCATGCCACCTGAGGGTGTGGCGCCTGCATATGCTAGAAGTGGGTTTGTGCATCCAATGCGTACCCCTGAAGGGCTGTCCTTAACAAGAATACAACCTTCGGATCATTACCACCATTATGGATTATGGAATCCCTGGACACGGGTAGGTTATAAAAATGATACGATTGATTTTTGGAACTTGAATGATAAACAGGGGACTGTAAGGTTTGCCAACTATGTCAATAGAACTTCAGGTCCGGTTTATGCAGATTATAAAGTTTTGCATGAACATGTGGTTTTGAAAGATAGAACAGAACCGGAAGTAGCTTTTTCTGAGGTACAAGGAGTAAGGATTTTCGCAGAAAAAGAGAATGACGAATATTATTTAGCCGATATTAGTATTGTGCTAAATACGAACCCTGATGATTCAATTGTATTACAAGAATACAGATATGGGAGCTTGGGTTGGCGAGCTACTGAATTGTGGAATCGATACAATAGCGAAGTGATTACCTCGGAAGGTTTAGATAGAAAATCGGCAGACGGAAGTCTAGCAAGATGGTGTATCGTTCAAGGTGAATTAGGCGATGACTTTGGGGCTGTGGTGATGATGTCTTTTCCTGCAAATTTCAACCACCCTGAACCTTTAAGGATTTGGCCGGAAGACATTTATGACAAAGGGGATATTTATGCCAATTTTGCACCTACAAAAAACAAAAACTGGGTGTTGGAGGCAGGAAAGGCCTATCAGCTAAATTATAGGTTTTTAGTATCTTCAAAGAAAATTAGTCCTGAAGAGGCGGAAGCAGCTTGGAATCAGTTTGCTAAACCTCCAAAAATTACCATAAATAAATTATAG
- a CDS encoding RNA polymerase sigma-70 factor, translating to MNLTDKDLSRLLYKGKEEAFNAIYEKYWKQLFVYAYKIFEDQIVCEDIVQEVFVKLWERAKSNKIEKLESYLFRAVKFQAMNAIRDLKPTTDLDQFFNHLPDNLGVDLLLEEKEMASNLKIIINQLPAKCREVFILSREEQLSNKEIASQLNISIRTVEAHLNKALKFIKKNVNGIFFCFYQFFTYLI from the coding sequence TTGAACTTAACTGATAAAGATCTTAGTCGACTCCTTTATAAAGGAAAAGAGGAGGCATTCAATGCTATTTACGAAAAGTATTGGAAGCAGCTTTTTGTATATGCCTATAAAATCTTTGAAGATCAGATTGTTTGTGAAGATATTGTGCAAGAGGTATTTGTGAAATTATGGGAAAGAGCTAAGTCCAATAAAATTGAAAAATTAGAGAGCTACCTGTTTAGGGCGGTTAAATTTCAGGCGATGAACGCTATTAGGGATTTAAAACCGACAACTGATCTTGATCAGTTTTTTAATCATCTGCCGGATAATTTGGGGGTTGACTTGCTCTTGGAAGAAAAAGAGATGGCCTCTAATTTAAAAATTATAATAAATCAATTACCTGCGAAGTGTCGAGAAGTTTTCATTCTAAGTAGGGAAGAACAACTTTCAAATAAAGAAATTGCAAGCCAATTGAATATTTCAATCCGCACAGTTGAAGCCCATTTGAATAAAGCCTTAAAATTTATTAAAAAAAATGTGAACGGAATATTTTTTTGTTTTTACCAATTTTTCACCTATTTAATTTAA
- a CDS encoding SusC/RagA family TonB-linked outer membrane protein encodes MKNYLLRIIVRISKQTLKLFLPMLLGIQTLVAEPSTSQSLEDYQVQLYANGESLVDVLSKLEKQTDFIFAYNQSVLTDKTKVKLSVSSNLKEALERLATIVPYDFKRVNENIYVIKKSKVNKLSPVLAKNKIEKFAIDIRGTVVDESGAPIPGVTVSIPGTSVGTATDLDGKYSISVPEGSELVFSFIGYEAQQIKVGSQSVINVTLVEEISSLNEVVVVGFGEQKKANLTGAVTTIDAAVIAERPVQNVGQMLQGVIPGLNLQTGGLGGELDQSLNFNIRGAGTIGQGSTSSPLVLIDGMDGDLNALNPQDIENITVLKDAAAASVYGSRAAFGVILVTTKSGKEGKAKVNYNNNFRFGQPRGLPEMMDSHTFALYYNEAAYHAGRSPIFDDETIDRIVQYQNGTLETSTIPDNNGERWQYYSASNGNTDWFAEQYKSMTFSQEHNLSVNGGSENAKYYVSANYLDQGGLTRHADDNFNRYGITAKVDLKINDKLSFLYNNRFVRENFTKAMHLNNLFYHNVARRWPTVPVKDPNGYYSYPSEINQMKTGGRVNNLKDFYYMQGQLTYTPKDNWNIIASINYRLINTNNDTNVLPAFAYDVDGEAYPAPVFWNAAGHTAVSQFNQKEDFFTTNIYSDYSFEIGEGHNFKVMAGFNSELNKYRNISASRTGLITPTVISINTATDNFQNAGALNHWATAGFFGRLNYNYKEKYLFEFNSRYDGSSRFIQDLRWNLFNSASVGYNLAREDFWTWDDKIQMFKIRGSYGELGNQNTSSWYPFYLTQPFSVNSGSWLVNGVKPNTATAPGLISRFMTWERVRSYNIGLDMGMFDNRLTMNFDYFTRLTLDMVGPAQELPAILGTGVPLINNADLKSWGFEFESTWRDNIGDFNYTVRGVLSDDQMKVTKYPNDTYNLSQWYEGELSGNIWGYETVGIAKDQAEMDQHLETTNQNQMGTNWMAGDIMYKDLNGDGTVNAGSNTLGDSGDRKIIGNSTPRFRYSLDLSGQYRNWDFRIFIQGVGKRDWMPNGPYFWGTGGQNMWQAAGFMEHMDFYRDENSPMVQAGLADVNLDSYFPRPVFDNSKNNQTQTRFLQSAAYMRLKNLQIGYSLPSEIVSRIGVGNARFYVSGENLLTFSKMSKIFDPESVGLSGWNDGKTYPFSTVYSLGLNVNF; translated from the coding sequence ATGAAAAATTATTTACTGAGGATAATTGTGCGTATTTCAAAACAAACTTTAAAACTCTTCTTACCCATGTTGTTGGGAATCCAGACCTTGGTGGCAGAGCCTTCTACCAGCCAGAGTTTGGAAGATTATCAGGTTCAATTGTATGCCAACGGAGAATCGTTGGTTGATGTTCTAAGTAAGTTAGAAAAGCAAACTGATTTCATTTTTGCTTACAATCAATCCGTATTGACAGATAAAACCAAAGTTAAGCTTAGTGTTTCCAGTAACCTGAAAGAGGCACTTGAAAGGTTAGCGACCATAGTCCCTTATGACTTTAAAAGGGTTAACGAGAATATATACGTAATAAAAAAGTCAAAGGTTAATAAACTGTCACCGGTTTTAGCAAAAAATAAAATTGAAAAATTTGCTATAGATATTAGGGGTACGGTTGTTGACGAAAGCGGCGCCCCTATACCAGGGGTCACAGTTTCTATACCGGGAACTTCCGTAGGTACGGCCACGGATTTGGATGGCAAATACTCCATCAGTGTACCTGAAGGTTCTGAATTGGTTTTTTCATTTATAGGTTACGAAGCTCAACAGATTAAGGTAGGATCCCAAAGCGTAATAAATGTTACCCTTGTTGAAGAAATTTCTTCACTAAATGAAGTGGTAGTTGTTGGTTTTGGTGAGCAGAAAAAGGCTAACTTAACTGGAGCGGTAACTACCATAGACGCAGCAGTAATTGCAGAGAGGCCGGTACAAAATGTGGGGCAAATGCTTCAAGGTGTTATCCCGGGGCTAAATTTGCAAACCGGTGGTCTTGGAGGCGAATTGGATCAATCTTTAAACTTCAATATTAGAGGTGCCGGTACTATAGGACAAGGCTCTACCTCTTCCCCTTTGGTATTAATCGATGGGATGGACGGAGATCTGAATGCCCTTAATCCTCAGGATATTGAAAATATTACGGTGCTAAAAGATGCAGCTGCTGCATCTGTTTATGGGTCAAGAGCGGCATTTGGTGTGATCTTAGTAACGACTAAAAGTGGTAAAGAAGGAAAGGCCAAAGTAAATTACAACAATAACTTCCGTTTTGGACAGCCTAGGGGTTTGCCTGAGATGATGGATTCACATACTTTTGCTTTGTATTACAATGAAGCGGCATACCATGCGGGAAGAAGCCCCATATTTGACGATGAAACCATAGATCGCATTGTTCAATACCAAAATGGTACGCTAGAAACTTCTACCATTCCTGATAATAATGGAGAACGTTGGCAATATTATTCTGCATCCAATGGAAATACGGATTGGTTTGCAGAGCAATATAAATCAATGACTTTTAGTCAAGAACACAATTTGAGTGTGAATGGTGGGAGTGAAAATGCCAAATACTACGTTTCGGCCAATTATCTGGACCAGGGTGGACTTACCAGACATGCAGACGATAATTTCAACAGGTATGGCATCACTGCGAAAGTTGACCTTAAAATTAACGATAAGCTGTCCTTTTTATACAACAATAGGTTTGTGAGAGAAAATTTCACAAAAGCGATGCATTTGAACAACTTGTTTTATCACAATGTTGCCAGAAGATGGCCAACTGTGCCGGTAAAAGATCCCAATGGCTATTATTCTTACCCTTCTGAAATCAATCAGATGAAAACAGGAGGTAGGGTAAACAACCTGAAAGACTTCTATTATATGCAGGGTCAATTGACTTATACCCCAAAAGATAACTGGAATATCATTGCCAGCATTAACTACAGGTTGATCAATACCAATAATGACACCAACGTTTTACCCGCCTTTGCTTATGATGTTGATGGAGAAGCTTATCCGGCACCTGTATTCTGGAATGCCGCAGGACATACTGCAGTAAGTCAATTTAACCAGAAAGAGGATTTCTTTACCACAAATATCTATTCTGATTACAGCTTTGAGATTGGTGAAGGCCATAACTTTAAGGTAATGGCAGGTTTCAATTCTGAATTGAATAAATACAGAAACATCAGTGCTAGTAGAACGGGTTTAATTACTCCTACTGTAATTTCTATCAATACGGCTACTGACAATTTTCAAAATGCAGGTGCCCTTAATCATTGGGCTACCGCCGGTTTCTTTGGAAGATTGAACTATAACTACAAAGAAAAATACCTTTTTGAATTCAATTCAAGGTATGATGGCTCTTCAAGGTTTATTCAGGACTTGAGATGGAATTTGTTTAACTCTGCATCAGTAGGTTATAATTTAGCTCGAGAAGACTTTTGGACTTGGGATGACAAAATTCAGATGTTTAAAATCAGGGGTTCTTATGGAGAACTGGGCAATCAGAATACTTCAAGCTGGTACCCATTTTACCTTACGCAGCCTTTCTCAGTTAATTCCGGAAGTTGGTTAGTAAATGGTGTAAAGCCAAATACTGCTACTGCACCCGGTTTAATCAGTAGGTTCATGACTTGGGAAAGAGTAAGAAGTTACAATATAGGTTTGGATATGGGGATGTTTGATAATCGCCTGACCATGAATTTTGATTACTTTACCCGATTGACTTTGGACATGGTGGGCCCGGCACAGGAATTACCTGCAATTTTGGGAACAGGTGTTCCTCTGATCAATAATGCTGATTTAAAATCTTGGGGATTTGAATTTGAGTCTACCTGGAGAGATAATATAGGTGACTTTAATTATACTGTGAGAGGTGTCCTTTCAGACGATCAAATGAAAGTGACAAAGTATCCCAACGATACTTATAACCTTAGTCAGTGGTACGAAGGTGAATTGAGTGGCAATATCTGGGGTTATGAGACAGTGGGGATTGCAAAAGATCAGGCAGAAATGGATCAGCACCTGGAAACCACCAACCAAAACCAAATGGGTACCAATTGGATGGCCGGAGATATCATGTACAAAGACTTGAATGGGGATGGAACAGTTAACGCCGGAAGCAATACCCTTGGGGATTCAGGAGATCGAAAAATAATAGGTAACTCTACTCCTCGATTTAGATATAGCCTAGATCTTTCCGGACAATATAGAAATTGGGATTTCAGAATTTTTATCCAAGGTGTGGGTAAAAGAGACTGGATGCCAAACGGACCCTATTTCTGGGGTACCGGAGGTCAAAATATGTGGCAGGCAGCTGGATTTATGGAGCACATGGATTTTTACAGAGACGAGAACTCGCCAATGGTACAAGCAGGACTGGCAGATGTGAATCTTGATTCCTATTTTCCGAGACCTGTATTTGATAATAGTAAAAACAACCAGACCCAGACAAGGTTTTTGCAAAGTGCAGCCTATATGAGACTGAAAAACTTGCAAATTGGTTACAGCCTCCCATCTGAAATTGTTTCCAGAATTGGTGTAGGAAACGCCCGCTTTTATGTATCGGGAGAAAATCTTTTGACCTTCTCTAAAATGTCTAAAATATTTGATCCTGAATCAGTAGGATTATCCGGTTGGAATGATGGTAAAACCTATCCTTTCTCCACTGTTTATTCATTGGGTCTAAATGTTAACTTCTAA
- a CDS encoding ThuA domain-containing protein has product MLSSTSKSILKKQVQFAVFMAIIVLFSNFSAEAKPPKNHLKNKNVLVFFKNGEGFVHDNIPFAVASLEKLAVKYNFNVTVTDDAAYFTEENLKTIDLMVFPSTNNEVFTDNNQRLAFRRYIQSGGGIVGIHSAVGTERNWEWFKMLIGGRFVWHPKFQKLAITKIDPSHVSMEGLPNIWEKEDECYLMKELYPGIKVVMAHDLTSLNGDQNDRVKELTASFHRYYPAVWHQDFDGGVAWVTALGHHKDDYEDPVFLKHIYQGMNYVAERVTKKDYSKAYAKAWDSPVQFK; this is encoded by the coding sequence ATGTTAAGTAGTACAAGTAAATCAATCTTAAAAAAACAAGTTCAATTCGCCGTTTTTATGGCAATTATTGTCTTGTTTAGCAATTTTTCAGCTGAAGCCAAGCCACCTAAAAATCACTTAAAGAATAAAAACGTCTTGGTTTTTTTCAAAAATGGAGAAGGCTTTGTCCATGATAATATTCCTTTTGCTGTTGCAAGTCTTGAGAAATTGGCGGTGAAGTATAATTTTAATGTTACGGTGACGGATGACGCGGCTTATTTCACCGAAGAGAACCTCAAAACAATAGATTTAATGGTCTTTCCTAGTACCAACAATGAGGTCTTCACCGATAATAACCAGAGATTGGCTTTTAGAAGGTACATTCAATCGGGAGGAGGAATAGTAGGCATCCATTCTGCTGTTGGTACAGAGCGAAATTGGGAATGGTTTAAAATGCTCATTGGTGGAAGATTTGTGTGGCATCCAAAATTCCAAAAACTGGCCATCACCAAAATTGATCCTAGCCATGTCTCTATGGAAGGATTACCTAATATTTGGGAAAAGGAAGATGAATGTTACTTAATGAAAGAACTATATCCGGGAATTAAAGTAGTGATGGCTCATGATTTGACTTCTTTAAATGGAGATCAGAATGACAGGGTAAAAGAACTAACTGCCTCTTTTCACAGGTATTATCCAGCGGTTTGGCATCAAGACTTTGATGGAGGCGTTGCCTGGGTAACGGCTTTAGGCCACCATAAAGATGATTACGAAGATCCTGTATTTTTAAAACATATTTACCAAGGGATGAACTATGTGGCTGAACGTGTAACCAAGAAGGACTATTCCAAAGCCTATGCTAAAGCTTGGGATAGTCCGGTACAATTCAAATAA